One genomic window of Streptomyces sp. NBC_01276 includes the following:
- a CDS encoding acyl-CoA dehydrogenase family protein codes for MDLTETAEVAAFRAEARAWLTAHVPRRPLPSLETAEGFEAHREWEARMAADRWSVVSWPEEYGGRGVDLERWLVFEEEYWAAGAPGRVSQNGINLLAPTLFDHASPAQRARVLPSMASGEVIWAQAWSEPESGSDLASLKSRAERTEGGWLLSGQKTWSSRAAFADRAFGIFRTDPGADRPHRGLTYLMFGLREPGVTVRPIGRLDGKPAFAELFLDRVFVPDEDVIGEPGQGWRIAMATTGNERGLTLRSPGRFLAAADRLLALWRERGDPADTALRDRVADAVVGARAYELFTRAGASRFAAGRAIGAESSLNKVFWSEYDMALHETALDLLGPDAELAEGEWAEPWVFSLAGPIYAGTNEIQRDIIAERLLGLPKGRR; via the coding sequence ATGGACCTGACCGAGACCGCGGAGGTGGCGGCCTTCCGGGCCGAGGCGCGGGCCTGGCTGACCGCGCACGTACCGCGGCGGCCCCTCCCCTCGCTGGAGACCGCGGAGGGCTTCGAGGCGCACCGGGAGTGGGAGGCGCGGATGGCCGCCGACCGCTGGTCGGTGGTGTCCTGGCCCGAGGAGTACGGCGGCCGGGGCGTGGACCTCGAACGGTGGCTGGTCTTCGAGGAGGAGTACTGGGCGGCGGGCGCACCGGGCCGGGTCTCGCAGAACGGCATCAACCTCCTCGCCCCGACCCTCTTCGACCACGCGAGCCCCGCCCAGCGGGCCCGGGTGCTGCCCTCCATGGCGAGCGGCGAGGTGATCTGGGCGCAGGCCTGGTCCGAGCCGGAGTCGGGCTCCGACCTGGCCTCGCTGAAGTCCCGGGCCGAGCGCACGGAGGGCGGCTGGCTGCTGTCGGGGCAGAAGACCTGGTCCTCGCGGGCCGCGTTCGCGGACCGGGCCTTCGGCATCTTCCGTACGGATCCCGGTGCGGACCGGCCCCACCGGGGGCTGACGTACCTGATGTTCGGCCTGCGCGAACCGGGGGTGACGGTGCGGCCCATCGGCCGGCTCGACGGCAAGCCCGCCTTCGCCGAACTCTTCCTCGACCGGGTCTTCGTACCCGACGAGGACGTGATCGGGGAGCCGGGGCAGGGCTGGCGGATCGCGATGGCGACGACGGGCAACGAGCGCGGGCTGACCCTGCGCTCCCCCGGCCGGTTCCTGGCCGCCGCCGACCGGCTCCTGGCCCTGTGGCGGGAGCGGGGCGACCCGGCGGACACGGCCCTGCGCGACCGGGTCGCGGACGCGGTGGTCGGGGCGCGCGCCTACGAGCTGTTCACCCGGGCCGGCGCCTCCCGCTTCGCGGCGGGCCGCGCGATCGGCGCCGAGTCCAGCCTGAACAAGGTGTTCTGGTCCGAGTACGACATGGCCCTGCACGAGACGGCCCTGGACCTGCTGGGCCCGGACGCCGAGCTGGCGGAGGGCGAGTGGGCCGAGCCGTGGGTCTTCTCCCTGGCCGGGCCGATCTACGCCGGCACCAACGAGATCCAGCGCGACATCATCGCCGAGCGGCTGCTCGGCCTCCCGAAGGGCCGCCGCTGA
- a CDS encoding SDR family oxidoreductase: MTAPAYVPAHDLLAGRTAVITAAAGAGIGGATARRFLEEGARVLIGDAHARRLKETEQALAAEFGADRVASLPCDVTDEEQVQALFDRAEELHGGLDVIVNNAGLGGTADLVDMTDAQWSRILDVTLNGTFRCTRAALRSLKAAGRGGVVVNNASVIGWRAQTGQAHYAAAKAGVMALTRCAALEAAAFGVRVNAVAPSLAMHPHLVKVTSEELLTELTAREAFGRYAEPWEIANVIVFLACGYSSYMTGETVSVSSQHA, encoded by the coding sequence ATGACCGCGCCCGCGTACGTCCCCGCCCACGACCTGCTGGCGGGCCGCACCGCCGTCATCACCGCCGCCGCCGGGGCCGGCATCGGCGGCGCCACCGCCCGCCGCTTCCTGGAGGAAGGCGCCCGCGTCCTCATCGGCGACGCCCACGCCCGCCGGCTGAAGGAGACCGAGCAGGCCCTCGCCGCCGAGTTCGGCGCGGACCGCGTCGCCTCCCTGCCCTGCGACGTCACCGACGAGGAGCAGGTCCAGGCCCTCTTCGACCGCGCCGAGGAGCTCCACGGCGGCCTCGACGTCATCGTCAACAACGCCGGGCTCGGCGGCACCGCCGACCTCGTCGACATGACCGACGCACAGTGGTCCCGCATCCTCGACGTCACCCTGAACGGCACCTTCCGCTGCACCCGCGCCGCGCTGCGCTCCCTCAAGGCCGCCGGCCGGGGAGGGGTCGTCGTCAACAACGCCTCCGTCATCGGCTGGCGCGCGCAGACCGGCCAGGCCCACTACGCCGCCGCCAAGGCCGGGGTGATGGCCCTGACCCGCTGCGCCGCGCTGGAGGCGGCGGCCTTCGGCGTACGGGTCAACGCGGTCGCCCCCAGCCTGGCCATGCACCCCCACCTGGTGAAGGTCACCAGCGAGGAGCTGCTCACCGAACTCACCGCCCGCGAGGCCTTCGGCCGCTACGCGGAGCCCTGGGAGATCGCCAACGTGATCGTCTTCCTGGCCTGCGGCTACTCGTCCTACATGACGGGCGAGACCGTCTCGGTCAGCAGCCAGCACGCGTAG
- a CDS encoding TetR/AcrR family transcriptional regulator — protein MPTNKKKPQVTASPERRRELLGTAAEVFAAQGYNATTVRKIADAAGMLAGSLYYHFDSKESMLDEILSAFLNELWAGYDTVLAAGLGPRETIEALVTESFREIDRHRAAVAIYQKEARTLSAQPRFHYLSDSQVKFEKAWLGTLERGVAARVFRADLDIRLTYRFVRDTVWVAASWYRPGGQHSPEEIARQYLSMVLDGIAVRT, from the coding sequence GTGCCAACGAACAAGAAGAAGCCGCAGGTGACGGCCTCCCCCGAGCGCCGACGCGAACTCCTCGGCACCGCAGCCGAGGTCTTCGCGGCCCAGGGCTACAACGCCACCACCGTCCGCAAGATCGCCGACGCCGCCGGGATGCTCGCCGGCAGCCTCTACTACCACTTCGATTCCAAGGAATCGATGCTCGACGAGATCCTCTCGGCCTTCCTGAACGAGCTGTGGGCGGGCTACGACACCGTCCTGGCCGCCGGTCTCGGCCCCAGGGAGACCATCGAGGCCCTCGTCACCGAGTCCTTCCGGGAGATCGACCGGCACCGCGCCGCCGTCGCCATCTACCAGAAGGAAGCGCGGACCCTGTCCGCCCAGCCCCGCTTCCACTACCTCTCGGACTCGCAGGTCAAGTTCGAGAAGGCGTGGCTCGGCACGCTGGAGCGCGGGGTCGCCGCCCGGGTCTTCCGGGCCGACCTCGACATCCGCCTCACCTACCGCTTCGTCCGCGACACGGTGTGGGTCGCCGCCTCCTGGTACCGGCCCGGCGGACAGCACAGCCCCGAGGAGATCGCCCGCCAGTACCTGTCGATGGTGCTGGACGGGATCGCCGTACGCACGTAA
- a CDS encoding tyrosine-protein phosphatase, with the protein MSRARIRLASTAAAVALTAAVALPAAAPAVAAPGAGAAALRPLRQQATAIRQIPLQGAVNVRDVGGYRTYTGGLVRQGLVYRSDALGRLTPADITTVAGLGLTKAVDFRIPMEVQYDGADRLPAGLSATSRPVSDLGLYGTLVGAIASGDPVKQEQMLGGGRAEAYMRDIYRTFVSSPENRAQFAATLREIADSGQGPLLYHCTSGKDRTGWMSYVLLRALGVPEASAGSDYLASNTFRGAYDAQVRAGLKQSGRMQNPDLLIPLQEVRQDYLEAATAQLDADYGGFYGYLTDGLGLDLRTLAKLQAKMVR; encoded by the coding sequence ATGAGCCGTGCCCGAATCCGTCTGGCGTCCACGGCGGCCGCCGTCGCACTCACCGCCGCCGTCGCCCTTCCCGCCGCGGCGCCCGCCGTCGCGGCACCCGGAGCGGGGGCCGCTGCCCTCCGCCCCCTCCGGCAGCAGGCAACGGCGATCCGTCAGATCCCGCTCCAGGGCGCCGTCAACGTCCGTGACGTCGGCGGCTACCGCACGTACACCGGCGGACTGGTCCGCCAGGGGCTGGTCTACCGCTCCGACGCGCTGGGCAGGCTGACCCCGGCGGACATCACCACCGTCGCGGGTCTCGGCCTCACCAAGGCCGTCGACTTCCGCATCCCCATGGAGGTCCAGTACGACGGCGCCGACCGGCTGCCGGCCGGGCTCTCCGCCACCTCCCGCCCGGTCAGCGACCTGGGCCTGTACGGCACCCTGGTCGGCGCGATCGCCAGCGGCGATCCCGTCAAGCAGGAGCAGATGCTGGGCGGCGGCCGGGCCGAGGCCTACATGCGGGACATCTACCGCACCTTCGTGAGCAGCCCCGAGAACCGGGCGCAGTTCGCGGCGACGCTGCGGGAGATCGCGGACTCCGGCCAGGGACCGCTGCTGTACCACTGCACGTCCGGCAAGGACCGCACCGGCTGGATGAGCTACGTGCTGCTGCGCGCGCTGGGCGTGCCGGAGGCGTCGGCCGGGAGCGACTACCTGGCCTCGAACACCTTCCGCGGGGCCTACGACGCCCAGGTCCGGGCGGGCCTCAAGCAGTCGGGCCGGATGCAGAACCCCGACCTGCTGATCCCGCTCCAGGAGGTGCGCCAGGACTACCTGGAGGCGGCGACCGCGCAGCTGGACGCCGACTACGGCGGCTTCTACGGCTACCTGACGGACGGCCTGGGCCTGGACCTGCGGACGCTCGCGAAGCTCCAGGCCAAGATGGTCCGCTAA
- a CDS encoding YrdB family protein, whose protein sequence is MAAASAAHRAFRRANELLAFLLEVAALLALAVWGYEWGGHIVVGALLGAVVAGAAAVLWGAFAAPRARYPVPLPAVLAVKAVVFGSAALALAGLGMRTQALWFAGLVLVNTALVTYYRSRD, encoded by the coding sequence ATGGCGGCCGCCTCCGCGGCCCACCGCGCGTTCCGGCGGGCCAACGAACTCCTCGCCTTCCTCCTGGAGGTCGCCGCCCTCCTCGCGCTCGCCGTCTGGGGCTACGAGTGGGGCGGCCACATCGTCGTCGGCGCGCTGCTCGGGGCGGTGGTGGCGGGTGCCGCGGCCGTGCTGTGGGGGGCCTTCGCCGCGCCGCGCGCCCGCTATCCGGTCCCGCTGCCGGCCGTACTCGCGGTGAAGGCCGTCGTGTTCGGGTCCGCGGCCCTCGCCCTGGCCGGGCTGGGGATGCGCACACAGGCCCTGTGGTTCGCCGGCCTGGTGCTGGTGAACACCGCGCTGGTGACGTACTACCGCTCCCGGGACTGA
- a CDS encoding acetyl-CoA C-acetyltransferase, whose protein sequence is MPEAYIVDAVRTPVGRRGGGLSAVHPADLGAHVLKALVERTGIDPAAVEDVVFGCLDTVGPQAGDIARTAWLAAGLPEEVPGVTVDRQCGSSQQAVHFAAQGVLSGTQDLVVAGGTQNMSMIPIAFASRQAAEPLGLTEGPYAGSAGWRARYGDAPVNQFHGAQLIAEKWGISRRDMEEFALRSHRRALRAIDEGRFERETVAYGDVRVDEGPRRDTSLEKMAGLRPVVEGGTLTAAVSSQVSDGAAAMLIASERAVAEHGLTPRARVHHLSVRGEDPIRMLSAPIPATAHALKKTGLTLSDIDLVEINEAFAPVVLAWLKETGADPDRVNVNGGAIALGHPLGATGVKLMTTLLHELERTGGRFGLQTMCEGGGQANVTIIERL, encoded by the coding sequence ATGCCCGAGGCCTACATAGTCGACGCCGTACGCACCCCCGTGGGCCGCAGGGGCGGCGGCCTGTCCGCCGTGCACCCCGCCGACCTCGGCGCCCACGTCCTGAAGGCGCTGGTCGAGCGGACCGGGATCGACCCGGCCGCCGTCGAGGACGTGGTCTTCGGCTGCCTCGACACCGTCGGCCCGCAGGCCGGGGACATCGCGCGCACGGCCTGGCTGGCGGCCGGACTGCCCGAGGAGGTGCCGGGCGTCACCGTCGACCGCCAGTGCGGCTCCTCCCAGCAGGCCGTCCACTTCGCGGCGCAGGGCGTCCTGTCCGGCACCCAGGACCTGGTGGTCGCGGGCGGCACCCAGAACATGTCGATGATCCCCATCGCCTTCGCCTCCCGGCAGGCCGCCGAACCCCTGGGCCTCACCGAGGGCCCCTACGCGGGATCGGCCGGCTGGCGCGCCCGCTACGGGGACGCCCCCGTCAACCAGTTCCACGGGGCGCAGCTCATCGCCGAGAAGTGGGGGATCTCCCGGCGCGACATGGAGGAATTCGCCCTGCGCTCCCACCGGCGGGCCCTGCGGGCCATCGACGAGGGCCGCTTCGAGCGCGAGACCGTCGCCTACGGGGACGTGCGCGTGGACGAGGGACCGCGCCGGGACACCAGCCTGGAGAAGATGGCCGGTCTGCGGCCCGTCGTCGAGGGCGGCACCCTCACCGCGGCCGTCTCCTCCCAGGTCTCCGACGGGGCGGCGGCGATGCTGATCGCCTCCGAGCGGGCGGTCGCCGAGCACGGCCTCACCCCCCGGGCCCGCGTCCACCACCTGTCGGTCCGCGGCGAGGACCCGATCCGGATGCTGTCGGCGCCGATCCCCGCGACCGCGCACGCCCTGAAGAAGACGGGCCTGACCCTCTCCGACATCGATCTGGTGGAGATCAACGAGGCCTTCGCCCCGGTGGTCCTGGCCTGGCTGAAGGAGACGGGGGCCGACCCCGACCGGGTGAACGTCAACGGCGGCGCCATCGCCCTGGGCCACCCGCTGGGCGCGACCGGCGTCAAGCTGATGACCACCCTCCTGCACGAACTGGAGCGCACGGGCGGCCGCTTCGGCCTCCAGACGATGTGCGAGGGCGGCGGCCAGGCCAACGTCACGATCATCGAACGCCTCTGA
- a CDS encoding DEAD/DEAH box helicase yields MTSSSSARPSRRPTRGRGAAQGRPKAGAGRQKSAPVARPQEFTMPEPLTPALPPVAAFEDMDMPEALLKTLAAQGVTEPFPIQAATLPNSLAGRDLLGRGRTGSGKTLAFGLALLSRTSGRRAQPKAPLALVLVPTRELAQQVTDALAPYATAVNLRIATVVGGMSINRQSGALRRGAEVLVATPGRLKDLIDRGDADLSQVAVTVLDEADQMTDMGFMPQVTALLKQVEPGGQTMLFSATLDKNIDKLVKMFLTDPVAFSVDPSAGAVSTMEHHVLYVMDETDKKAVATRIAARDGRVIMFVDTKRGVDRMVKKLLADGVRASGLHGGRSQPQRNRTLDWFKTGEVTALVATNVAARGIHIDDLDLVVNVDPPTDHKDYLHRGGRTARAGESGSVVTLVLPDQKRDMTRLMSDAGITPRTAQIKSSDEELSRLTGAREPSGIPVVLEVPVATPPKQRSGSGSGSARRRSGGPRTGSGTGAAPASGGRGRRTGSGASGQAPAAGSDRSRRGQGGQGSGSAAGSAGQGRRSSGGASSGGAAAASARSRVGTGGQGRRRAV; encoded by the coding sequence ATGACCAGCTCCAGCTCCGCACGACCCAGCCGCCGCCCCACCCGGGGCCGAGGTGCGGCCCAGGGACGTCCGAAGGCTGGCGCGGGACGGCAGAAGTCCGCCCCCGTTGCCCGGCCGCAAGAATTCACCATGCCCGAACCGCTGACCCCGGCCCTCCCGCCGGTGGCCGCGTTCGAGGACATGGACATGCCCGAGGCGCTGCTGAAGACCCTCGCCGCCCAGGGCGTGACCGAGCCGTTCCCCATCCAGGCCGCCACGCTGCCGAACTCCCTCGCCGGCCGTGACCTGCTCGGCCGCGGCCGCACCGGCTCCGGCAAGACGCTGGCCTTCGGCCTGGCCCTGCTCTCCCGCACCTCCGGCCGCCGCGCGCAGCCGAAGGCGCCGCTCGCGCTGGTCCTCGTACCGACCCGCGAGCTCGCGCAGCAGGTCACCGACGCCCTGGCCCCCTACGCCACGGCCGTCAACCTGCGCATCGCCACCGTCGTCGGCGGCATGTCGATCAACCGGCAGTCCGGCGCCCTGCGCCGCGGCGCCGAGGTGCTCGTCGCCACCCCCGGCCGCCTGAAGGACCTCATCGACCGCGGCGACGCCGACCTCTCCCAGGTCGCCGTCACGGTCCTCGACGAGGCCGACCAGATGACCGACATGGGCTTCATGCCGCAGGTCACCGCCCTGCTCAAGCAGGTCGAGCCCGGTGGCCAGACCATGCTGTTCTCGGCGACCCTCGACAAGAACATCGACAAGCTCGTCAAGATGTTCCTCACCGACCCGGTCGCCTTCTCCGTCGACCCGTCCGCCGGCGCGGTCAGCACGATGGAGCACCACGTCCTGTACGTCATGGACGAGACCGACAAGAAGGCCGTGGCCACGCGCATAGCCGCACGCGACGGCCGGGTGATCATGTTCGTCGACACCAAGCGCGGCGTGGACCGCATGGTCAAGAAGCTGCTGGCCGACGGCGTCCGCGCCTCCGGCCTGCACGGCGGACGCTCGCAGCCGCAGCGCAACCGCACCCTCGACTGGTTCAAGACGGGCGAGGTCACCGCACTGGTCGCCACCAACGTGGCCGCGCGCGGCATCCACATCGACGACCTCGACCTCGTCGTCAACGTGGACCCGCCCACCGACCACAAGGACTACCTGCACCGCGGCGGCCGTACCGCCCGCGCCGGCGAGTCCGGCAGCGTGGTCACCCTGGTCCTGCCCGACCAGAAGCGCGACATGACCCGGCTGATGTCGGACGCCGGGATCACCCCGCGCACCGCGCAGATCAAGTCCTCCGACGAGGAGCTGTCCCGCCTGACCGGCGCCCGGGAGCCCTCGGGCATCCCCGTGGTGCTGGAGGTCCCGGTCGCGACCCCGCCGAAGCAGCGCTCCGGCTCCGGCTCGGGCTCCGCGCGCCGCCGCTCGGGCGGTCCGCGCACCGGCTCCGGCACGGGTGCCGCCCCCGCCTCCGGCGGCCGCGGCCGCCGCACCGGCTCCGGCGCGTCCGGGCAGGCCCCCGCCGCCGGCTCCGACCGCTCCCGCCGCGGTCAGGGCGGCCAGGGCTCCGGCTCGGCCGCCGGCTCCGCCGGTCAGGGCCGCCGCTCCTCCGGGGGCGCCTCCTCCGGTGGCGCTGCCGCGGCCTCCGCGCGCAGCCGCGTCGGCACCGGCGGCCAGGGCCGCCGCCGGGCGGTCTGA
- a CDS encoding class I SAM-dependent methyltransferase: MTTRARSFDAAAALYAAHRPGYPEALYDAVEELAGRPLAGARVADVGAGTGLGTGPMRRRGAEVVAVEPGDGMAAEFRRAHPDIPVVRGDGDRLPLSTGAFDLVTYAQAWHWTDPARAVPEARRVLRPGGALAIWWNDIDESVPWVAEQGARIRAFFEADGATRFRTLPQGIGSGFATRTVAWSRRIPLDAHLANLSSHSAFLLLGEEGTRAFMDAERARLEGLFPDGTVEEPYTVALHLARNP; the protein is encoded by the coding sequence ATGACGACACGTGCCCGTTCCTTCGACGCGGCCGCCGCGCTCTACGCGGCCCACCGCCCCGGGTATCCCGAAGCGCTGTACGACGCCGTCGAGGAGCTGGCCGGCCGGCCGCTCGCCGGCGCCAGGGTGGCCGACGTGGGGGCCGGGACCGGCCTCGGGACCGGACCGATGCGCCGGCGCGGGGCCGAGGTGGTCGCCGTGGAGCCCGGGGACGGGATGGCCGCCGAGTTCCGGCGGGCGCACCCGGACATCCCGGTCGTCCGCGGCGACGGGGACCGACTGCCCCTGTCCACCGGCGCCTTCGACCTCGTCACGTACGCACAGGCCTGGCACTGGACGGACCCCGCCCGCGCCGTCCCGGAGGCCCGCCGCGTCCTGCGGCCCGGCGGGGCGCTCGCCATCTGGTGGAACGACATAGACGAGTCCGTCCCCTGGGTCGCCGAACAGGGCGCGCGCATCCGCGCGTTCTTCGAGGCGGACGGCGCCACCCGGTTCCGCACCCTCCCGCAGGGCATCGGCTCCGGATTCGCCACCCGCACCGTCGCCTGGTCGCGCCGGATCCCCCTCGACGCCCACCTCGCCAACCTCTCCAGCCACTCGGCCTTCCTGCTCCTCGGGGAGGAGGGCACCCGCGCGTTCATGGACGCCGAGCGCGCCCGGCTGGAGGGGCTCTTCCCGGACGGGACGGTGGAGGAGCCCTACACCGTCGCCCTGCACCTCGCCCGGAACCCGTGA
- a CDS encoding cold-shock protein codes for MANGTVKWFNSEKGFGFIEQDGGGPDVFAHYSNIATQGFRELTEGQRVTFDVTQGQKGPQAENILPA; via the coding sequence ATGGCTAACGGTACCGTGAAGTGGTTCAACTCGGAAAAGGGCTTCGGCTTCATCGAGCAGGACGGTGGCGGCCCGGACGTCTTCGCCCACTACTCGAACATCGCCACCCAGGGCTTCCGTGAGCTCACCGAGGGTCAGCGCGTGACCTTCGACGTGACGCAGGGCCAGAAGGGCCCCCAGGCGGAGAACATCCTCCCCGCCTAA
- a CDS encoding NAD(P)H-dependent flavin oxidoreductase, translating to METAFTKLVGVRHPIVQTGMGWVAGPRLVSGAANAGALGILASATMTLEQLRAAVHEVKSRTDAPFGVNLRADAGDAAERAQLIIDEGVRVASFALAPSKELIARLKDAGVVVIPSIGARRHAEKVAAWGADAVIVQGGEGGGHTGDVATTVLLPQVVDAVDVPVVAAGGFHDGRGLVAALAYGAAGVAMGTRFLLTSDSTVPDAVKAEYLKATVKDVTVTTAVDGLPHRMLRTELVDALERAGRTRALARAVRHAAGFRRLSGLSWSRMVRDGLSMKHGKDLSWSQVLLAANTPMLLKASMVEGRTDLGVMASGQVAGVIEDLPSCAELVGRVMAEAHAVLHTLRALPPAG from the coding sequence CTGGAGACGGCGTTCACCAAGCTGGTCGGCGTCCGCCACCCGATCGTCCAGACCGGCATGGGCTGGGTGGCCGGGCCACGGCTGGTGTCGGGGGCGGCGAACGCGGGGGCCCTCGGCATCCTGGCGTCGGCGACGATGACCCTGGAGCAGCTGCGGGCGGCCGTCCACGAGGTCAAGTCCCGTACGGACGCCCCCTTCGGGGTCAACCTGCGCGCGGACGCCGGGGACGCCGCCGAACGCGCGCAGCTGATCATCGACGAGGGCGTCCGGGTGGCCTCCTTCGCGCTGGCCCCGTCGAAGGAGCTGATCGCCCGCCTCAAGGACGCGGGGGTGGTGGTGATCCCCTCCATCGGGGCGCGCCGGCACGCCGAGAAGGTCGCGGCCTGGGGCGCGGACGCGGTGATCGTGCAGGGCGGGGAGGGCGGCGGGCACACCGGGGACGTGGCCACGACGGTGCTGCTGCCTCAGGTGGTCGACGCGGTGGACGTCCCGGTGGTCGCGGCGGGCGGCTTCCACGACGGCCGCGGCCTGGTGGCGGCCCTGGCGTACGGGGCGGCGGGCGTCGCCATGGGCACCCGGTTCCTGCTGACCTCCGACTCGACCGTCCCGGACGCCGTCAAGGCGGAGTACCTGAAGGCGACCGTCAAGGACGTCACCGTCACCACCGCCGTGGACGGGCTCCCGCACCGGATGCTGCGCACGGAGCTGGTCGACGCGCTGGAACGGGCCGGGCGGACCCGGGCGCTGGCGCGGGCCGTGCGGCACGCGGCGGGCTTCAGGAGGCTGTCGGGCCTGTCCTGGTCGCGGATGGTGCGCGACGGCCTGTCCATGAAACACGGCAAGGACCTGTCCTGGAGCCAGGTTCTGCTCGCCGCCAACACCCCCATGCTCCTGAAGGCGTCCATGGTCGAGGGCCGTACGGACCTCGGTGTCATGGCATCCGGCCAGGTCGCGGGGGTGATCGAGGATCTGCCGTCCTGTGCGGAGCTCGTCGGCCGCGTCATGGCCGAGGCACACGCGGTACTGCACACGCTCCGCGCCCTGCCACCGGCAGGGTGA
- a CDS encoding acyl-CoA dehydrogenase family protein yields the protein MRFLPTEEQDDFTRTLRSLLGAAEVPAAVRAWAAGEHGPGLALWSRLADTGLFALAVPEAYEGMGPLPVELALGFVELGRAGVPGPAVESAAVSVLLAHLGDGALAKRFLPGLAAGTAPATLTLPGGSPYALDADAATWHFTVSAAGELRLAPAGSTVAPLASLDPARRLGAPADGGELLAAGPAVTAAAEAALRWARLLTAAQCLGVGEALLGRTVEYAKQRTQFGTPIGGFQAVKHRLADTLLGLEFARPLLWAAALSLEPGEVAAAKLAAGGAAYAAALTALQLHGAVGYTEELDLSLWLRKARPLRDAWGTPAQCRERVLQSRER from the coding sequence ATGCGCTTCCTGCCGACCGAGGAACAGGACGACTTCACCCGTACGCTGCGCTCCCTCCTCGGCGCCGCCGAGGTGCCCGCGGCCGTGCGGGCCTGGGCCGCCGGGGAGCACGGACCGGGGCTCGCCCTGTGGTCGCGGCTCGCGGACACGGGGCTGTTCGCGCTGGCGGTGCCGGAGGCGTACGAGGGGATGGGCCCGCTCCCGGTGGAACTGGCCCTCGGCTTCGTGGAGCTGGGCCGGGCCGGCGTCCCCGGGCCGGCCGTGGAGAGCGCGGCGGTGTCGGTGCTCCTGGCGCACCTCGGGGACGGGGCACTGGCGAAGCGTTTCCTCCCGGGGCTGGCGGCGGGTACGGCCCCGGCCACGCTGACCCTGCCGGGGGGCTCCCCGTACGCCCTGGACGCGGACGCGGCCACCTGGCACTTCACCGTCTCGGCGGCGGGGGAACTGCGCCTCGCCCCGGCCGGGAGCACCGTCGCCCCGCTGGCCTCCCTCGACCCGGCCCGCAGGCTCGGGGCCCCGGCGGACGGCGGGGAGCTCCTCGCGGCGGGCCCGGCCGTCACGGCCGCCGCGGAGGCGGCCCTGCGGTGGGCGCGGCTGCTGACGGCGGCCCAGTGCCTGGGCGTCGGCGAGGCCCTGCTCGGGCGGACCGTGGAGTACGCGAAGCAGCGCACCCAGTTCGGGACGCCGATCGGCGGTTTCCAGGCGGTCAAGCACCGGCTGGCGGACACCCTGCTGGGTCTGGAGTTCGCCCGGCCGCTGCTGTGGGCGGCGGCGCTGTCCCTGGAGCCGGGCGAGGTCGCGGCGGCGAAGCTCGCCGCGGGCGGGGCGGCGTACGCGGCCGCGCTGACCGCGCTGCAGCTGCACGGGGCCGTCGGCTACACCGAGGAGCTGGACCTGTCGCTGTGGCTGCGCAAGGCCCGGCCGCTGCGGGACGCGTGGGGCACGCCCGCGCAGTGCCGGGAGCGGGTGCTTCAGTCCCGGGAGCGGTAG
- a CDS encoding CorA family divalent cation transporter, with protein MTNMTPTTHDNTLMPAETVEEHAQKVELLREINREIRGLNQEMEDIREITEDQLKVTVETRRVSAWTAIAVVPGALASLYGSNFEHMPELQFKYGWPVFLAVLASTALATYFGVKRKGWL; from the coding sequence ATGACCAACATGACGCCGACGACCCACGACAACACCCTCATGCCGGCCGAAACGGTGGAGGAGCACGCCCAGAAGGTGGAGCTGCTCCGCGAGATCAACCGGGAGATCCGCGGACTGAACCAGGAAATGGAAGACATCCGGGAAATCACCGAGGACCAGCTGAAGGTCACCGTGGAAACCCGGAGGGTGAGCGCCTGGACGGCGATTGCCGTCGTGCCCGGCGCCCTGGCGTCGCTCTACGGCTCCAATTTCGAGCACATGCCCGAGCTCCAGTTCAAGTACGGCTGGCCGGTGTTCCTCGCCGTCCTGGCGTCCACCGCGCTGGCGACCTACTTCGGGGTCAAGCGCAAGGGCTGGCTGTAG